A single genomic interval of Spinacia oleracea cultivar Varoflay chromosome 6, BTI_SOV_V1, whole genome shotgun sequence harbors:
- the LOC110789594 gene encoding zinc finger protein CONSTANS-LIKE 15, which produces MDLEEPSCTSTGIPDDVSDMQCSRTLKGSSSKDDGINQKMDNEVYVTVDNCNVPDVGASSDTKVIKPEVIDGEQNMQFMEWPYWRKPLNTADIEQLAENRGKAMLRYKEKKKSRRYDKHIRYESRKARADNRQRVKGRFVKANESPEI; this is translated from the exons ATGGATCTTGAAGAACCTTCATGCACGTCTACTGGGATACCAGATGATGTGTCTGACATGCAATGCTCAAGAACACTTAAAGGCTCTTCATCAAAAGAT GATGGCATAAATCAGAAAATGGACAATGAAGTTTACGTAACAGTAGATAACTGCAATGTACCTGATGTTGGAGCTTCATCTGACACTAAAGTAATAAAACCTGAGGTGATTGATGGAGAGCAAAATATGCAGTTCATGGAATGGCCTTACTGGAGAAAACCGCTGAATACAGCTGATATAGAACAGCTGGCAGAAAATCGAGGAAAAGCTATGCTACGCTACAAGGAAAAGAAGAAATCTCGAAG ATATGACAAACACATTCGATATGAATCGAGGAAAGCTAGAGCTGATAATAGGCAACGAGTGAAGGGTCGATTTGTCAAAGCGAATGAGTCCCCTGAAATATGA